In one window of Kitasatospora sp. MMS16-BH015 DNA:
- a CDS encoding HAMP domain-containing sensor histidine kinase, protein MIAVFAVVALATAVAASGIAYWLNRDAVLRRAQNSALNDFRVSLTRSVSDVPLHAACPDLVSLAGAVATSGLNYQVVVTDEAQPGCTASSDPERFTLAQVPEALRTAVTKPREVDSHNAFAYHLYWQRVNLDGHPYVVGGTKVVPSGPTAYMFKSLDTERADLNTLGWSLATATLLALIGSALLAQAASTTVLRPVRKLGEAAAKLGKGQLDTRLEAEGADELADLARTFNQAAESLGAQVQELSAREAQSRRFVADMSHELRTPLTAMTAVTDILEDEAESLDPMIAPAVLLVVSETRRLSDLVENLMEVTRFDAGTAKLVADEVDIADLIMSCIDGRAWYDAVELDAPRGVLAVVDPRRLDVVFANLIGNALKHGGSPVRVKVRQDGETVVVEVSDSGPGIPEEVLPHVFDRFYKADKGRARSEGSGLGLSIAMANAQIHGGTITAANGETGAVFTLTIPVTQPAPTGSADSTTGQENV, encoded by the coding sequence ATGATCGCGGTCTTCGCCGTCGTCGCCCTGGCCACCGCCGTCGCCGCCTCCGGCATCGCCTACTGGCTGAACCGGGACGCGGTGCTCCGGCGGGCCCAGAACAGCGCGTTGAACGACTTCCGGGTCTCGCTCACCCGGAGCGTCTCGGACGTGCCGCTGCACGCCGCCTGCCCCGACCTGGTCTCGCTGGCCGGGGCGGTGGCCACCTCGGGGCTCAACTACCAGGTGGTGGTCACGGACGAGGCCCAGCCGGGCTGCACGGCCTCCTCCGATCCGGAGCGGTTCACCCTGGCCCAGGTGCCGGAGGCGCTGCGCACCGCCGTCACCAAGCCCCGCGAGGTGGACTCGCACAACGCCTTCGCCTACCACCTCTACTGGCAGCGGGTGAACCTGGACGGGCACCCGTACGTGGTCGGCGGCACCAAGGTGGTGCCGAGCGGGCCGACGGCGTACATGTTCAAGTCGCTGGACACCGAACGGGCCGATCTCAACACCCTGGGCTGGTCGTTGGCCACCGCCACCCTGCTCGCGCTGATCGGTTCGGCCCTGCTCGCGCAGGCCGCCTCGACCACCGTGCTGCGGCCCGTCCGCAAGCTCGGCGAGGCCGCCGCCAAGCTCGGCAAGGGCCAGCTGGACACCCGGCTCGAAGCCGAGGGCGCCGACGAACTCGCCGATCTGGCACGGACGTTCAACCAGGCGGCGGAGTCGCTCGGGGCCCAGGTGCAGGAGCTCAGCGCCCGCGAGGCGCAGAGCCGGCGGTTCGTCGCCGACATGTCGCACGAGCTGCGCACCCCGCTCACCGCGATGACGGCCGTGACCGACATCCTGGAGGACGAGGCCGAGTCGCTGGACCCGATGATCGCCCCGGCCGTGCTGCTGGTGGTCAGCGAGACCAGGCGGCTCTCGGACCTGGTCGAGAACCTGATGGAGGTGACCCGCTTCGACGCCGGCACCGCCAAGCTGGTCGCCGACGAGGTGGACATCGCCGACCTGATCATGTCCTGCATCGACGGCCGGGCCTGGTACGACGCGGTCGAACTCGACGCCCCGCGCGGGGTGTTGGCCGTGGTCGACCCGCGCCGGCTGGACGTGGTGTTCGCCAACCTGATCGGCAACGCGCTCAAGCACGGCGGGTCGCCGGTACGGGTGAAGGTGCGGCAGGACGGCGAGACCGTGGTGGTGGAGGTCTCCGACAGCGGCCCGGGCATCCCCGAGGAGGTGCTGCCGCACGTCTTCGACCGCTTCTACAAGGCCGACAAGGGCCGGGCCCGGTCCGAGGGCAGCGGCCTCGGTCTCTCCATCGCGATGGCCAACGCCCAGATCCACGGCGGCACCATCACCGCCGCCAACGGGGAGACCGGCGCGGTGTTCACGCTCACAATCCCCGTCACCCAGCCCGCCCCCACCGGCTCCGCCGACAGCACCACCGGGCAGGAGAACGTCTGA
- a CDS encoding VanZ family protein: MQGDSRSDRATTEDHTAAPAAHPRLRGLGAVLLVAHLALLAWLSLRPVAVGWTYPANLTPFASVGQALRLGGLAGLQQLAAGLLPLTPLGLLLPLVGGRLRTPWLPSFLRTVGGAALVATALEILEGQTPGHVLNVDDIMLGTIGVALCHAALVPLARALLLRHTTRAPRLPRATTPAPIPIPAPRPTHRPAATVRTSLLPTPADQPTR, translated from the coding sequence GTGCAGGGAGACAGCCGGAGCGACCGCGCCACCACCGAGGACCACACCGCCGCACCGGCGGCCCACCCCCGGCTGCGCGGGCTCGGCGCGGTGCTGCTGGTGGCGCACCTCGCCCTCCTCGCCTGGCTCAGCCTGCGGCCGGTCGCCGTCGGCTGGACCTACCCGGCCAACCTCACCCCGTTCGCCAGCGTCGGCCAGGCGCTGCGCCTCGGCGGCCTGGCCGGTCTGCAGCAGCTGGCCGCCGGCCTGCTGCCGCTCACTCCGCTCGGCCTGCTGCTGCCCCTGGTCGGCGGCCGGCTGCGCACCCCCTGGCTGCCCTCCTTCCTCCGCACCGTCGGCGGCGCGGCCCTGGTCGCCACCGCCCTGGAGATCCTGGAGGGCCAGACCCCGGGCCACGTCCTGAACGTGGACGACATCATGCTCGGCACCATCGGCGTCGCCCTCTGCCACGCCGCCCTCGTCCCACTGGCCCGCGCCCTCCTGCTCCGTCACACCACCCGTGCCCCCCGACTCCCCCGGGCCACCACCCCCGCGCCGATCCCGATCCCGGCCCCACGCCCCACCCACCGCCCGGCGGCCACCGTCCGCACCTCGCTGCTCCCGACCCCGGCCGACCAGCCCACGCGCTGA
- a CDS encoding GNAT family N-acetyltransferase → MAADTLLAQAHTLWETLARVPVSFAATAATAGGVAVVTDPDSGWCPPGWAGVIRLGDTALVAAPDEAAAALLRETLAATTAASATATLTAPTAAPHRRPARVLGPAALAYLAAEDFRPAAIPAGLALVELPTESPELRVLELESGQEDANEAGLWESTSPVFAVRAEGQVVAAAGYRRWPGDAAHIGILTAPAWRNRGLARATGSAASAHALTAGLLPQWRARVPASRRVATSLGYRELGEQLSLLPASPGLPQQGP, encoded by the coding sequence ATGGCCGCCGACACGCTCCTCGCCCAGGCCCACACGCTGTGGGAGACCCTCGCCCGCGTCCCCGTCTCCTTCGCCGCCACCGCCGCCACCGCCGGCGGGGTGGCGGTGGTGACCGACCCGGATTCCGGCTGGTGCCCGCCCGGTTGGGCCGGGGTGATCCGGCTGGGCGACACCGCGCTGGTCGCGGCCCCGGACGAGGCCGCCGCCGCCCTGCTGCGCGAGACCCTGGCCGCCACGACCGCCGCGTCCGCCACCGCGACCCTTACCGCCCCGACCGCTGCCCCGCACCGGCGGCCCGCCCGCGTCCTCGGCCCGGCCGCCCTCGCCTACCTGGCCGCCGAGGACTTCCGTCCGGCCGCCATACCCGCCGGGCTGGCCCTCGTCGAACTGCCCACCGAGAGTCCTGAACTCCGCGTCCTGGAGCTGGAGTCAGGGCAAGAGGACGCCAACGAGGCGGGCCTCTGGGAGTCCACCTCCCCGGTCTTCGCGGTCCGCGCCGAGGGCCAGGTGGTCGCCGCCGCCGGCTACCGCCGCTGGCCCGGCGACGCCGCCCACATCGGCATCCTCACCGCCCCCGCCTGGCGCAACCGCGGCCTGGCCCGGGCCACCGGCTCCGCCGCCTCCGCCCACGCCCTCACGGCCGGCCTGCTCCCCCAGTGGCGCGCCCGCGTCCCCGCCTCCCGCCGGGTCGCCACCTCCCTCGGCTACCGCGAGCTGGGCGAACAGCTCAGCCTGCTGCCGGCCTCCCCGGGCCTCCCGCAACAGGGGCCCTGA
- a CDS encoding PspC domain-containing protein, whose product MSALVRPRHNRVIAGVCAGIAARFGLSPWTVRIIALASCLLPGPQFLIYLALWLLLPQAP is encoded by the coding sequence ATGAGCGCCCTTGTCCGCCCCCGTCACAACCGCGTGATCGCCGGTGTCTGCGCCGGGATCGCGGCCCGCTTCGGACTCTCGCCCTGGACGGTCCGGATCATCGCGCTGGCTTCCTGCCTGCTGCCCGGCCCGCAGTTCCTGATCTACCTGGCGCTCTGGCTGCTGCTGCCGCAGGCACCGTGA
- a CDS encoding adenosine deaminase translates to MEKQTATAGTTGPRIPTPDQIARAPKVLLHDHLDGGLRPETIVELAAACGYEGLPTTDPKELGIWFREAADSGSLVRYLETFAHTCAVMQTRDALVKVAADCAEDLAADGVVYAEVRYAPEQHLEAGLSLDQVVEAVNEGFRLGEANARAKGHRIRVGTLLTAMRHAARSQEIAELANRYRDAGVVGFDIAGAEAGHPPTRHQGAFDYLKGENNHFTIHAGEAFGLPSIWEALQCCGADRLGHGVRIIDDITVNEDGSVELGRLAAYVRDKRVPLEMCPTSNLQTAAASSYAEHPIGLLSRLKFRVTVNTDNRLMSGTSMSQEFGHLVDAFGYTLGDMEWFTVNAMKSAFLPFDERLAMINDVIKPGYAELKAEWLFSA, encoded by the coding sequence ATGGAGAAGCAGACTGCCACTGCGGGCACCACAGGCCCCCGCATTCCCACGCCCGACCAGATCGCCCGTGCGCCGAAGGTGCTGCTGCACGACCACCTGGACGGCGGGCTGCGCCCCGAGACCATCGTCGAGCTGGCTGCGGCCTGCGGGTACGAGGGGCTTCCGACCACGGATCCCAAGGAGCTCGGGATCTGGTTCCGCGAGGCGGCGGACTCCGGTTCGCTGGTGCGGTACCTGGAGACCTTCGCGCACACCTGCGCCGTGATGCAGACCCGCGACGCCCTGGTGAAGGTGGCCGCCGACTGCGCCGAGGACCTGGCCGCCGACGGCGTGGTCTACGCCGAGGTGCGGTACGCGCCGGAGCAGCACCTGGAGGCCGGCCTGAGCCTCGACCAGGTGGTCGAGGCCGTCAACGAGGGCTTCCGCCTCGGTGAGGCGAACGCCCGGGCCAAGGGTCACCGGATCCGGGTCGGCACCCTGCTGACCGCGATGCGGCACGCCGCCCGCTCGCAGGAGATCGCCGAGCTGGCCAACCGCTACCGCGACGCGGGCGTGGTCGGGTTCGACATCGCCGGTGCCGAGGCGGGCCACCCGCCGACCCGCCACCAGGGCGCCTTCGACTACCTCAAGGGCGAGAACAACCACTTCACCATCCACGCCGGCGAGGCGTTCGGGCTGCCCTCGATCTGGGAGGCGCTGCAGTGCTGCGGCGCCGACCGCCTCGGCCACGGCGTCCGGATCATCGACGACATCACCGTCAACGAGGACGGCAGCGTGGAGCTCGGCCGCCTCGCCGCGTACGTGCGCGACAAGCGCGTCCCGCTGGAGATGTGCCCGACCTCCAACCTCCAGACGGCGGCGGCGAGTTCGTACGCCGAGCACCCGATCGGGCTGCTCAGCCGGCTGAAGTTCCGAGTCACCGTCAACACCGACAACCGGCTGATGAGCGGCACCAGCATGAGCCAGGAGTTCGGCCACCTGGTGGACGCCTTCGGCTACACGCTCGGTGACATGGAGTGGTTCACCGTCAATGCGATGAAGTCGGCCTTCCTGCCCTTCGACGAGCGGCTGGCGATGATCAACGACGTGATCAAGCCGGGGTACGCCGAGCTCAAGGCGGAGTGGCTGTTCAGCGCCTGA
- a CDS encoding LysR family transcriptional regulator, with the protein MTHESSSPPPPVLSAPAAELGPAGAAGLLAPLVAQFAAVGRLEHVTQAAQLLGMPQPTLSRAVARLEAELGVRLLAREGRTVRLTRAGRLLLGSAERALAELERGAEVARAEADPAAGRVAFGFLHTLGTDAVPALLRGFRAAGHPKVRFQLVQDYVGAMLERLRAGELDLCLVSPLPDDPDLTTRQLDEQRLYLNVPVDHRLAGRRRIRLAEVAEEPFVAVERGYGLRAITDQFCAEAGFTPRIAFEGEEAETLRGLVAAGLGVALLPPALAPRPGVVDLEVTAPRTRRTIALTWVTARPLTPPAAAFRDFVLARRGRLIDHD; encoded by the coding sequence ATGACGCATGAGAGCAGCTCGCCGCCCCCGCCCGTCCTGTCCGCGCCCGCTGCGGAGCTCGGCCCCGCCGGTGCGGCGGGCCTACTCGCCCCGCTGGTGGCCCAGTTCGCGGCGGTGGGGCGGTTGGAGCACGTGACGCAGGCGGCCCAGCTGCTCGGCATGCCGCAGCCCACCCTCTCCCGCGCGGTGGCCCGGCTCGAAGCCGAGCTCGGCGTCCGGCTGCTCGCCCGCGAGGGCCGTACCGTCCGGCTGACCAGGGCCGGCCGGCTGCTGCTCGGCAGCGCCGAGCGGGCGCTGGCCGAGCTGGAGCGCGGCGCCGAGGTCGCCCGAGCCGAGGCCGATCCGGCGGCCGGCCGGGTGGCCTTCGGCTTCCTCCACACCCTGGGGACGGACGCGGTGCCGGCGCTGCTGCGCGGCTTCCGCGCGGCGGGGCATCCCAAGGTGCGGTTCCAGCTCGTCCAGGACTACGTGGGGGCGATGCTGGAGCGTCTGCGCGCGGGCGAGCTCGACCTCTGCCTGGTCTCCCCGCTCCCGGACGACCCTGACCTGACGACACGTCAACTCGACGAACAAAGGCTCTACTTGAACGTACCAGTCGACCACCGGTTGGCCGGCCGCCGCCGGATCCGGCTCGCCGAGGTGGCGGAGGAGCCGTTCGTCGCGGTGGAGCGCGGGTACGGCCTGCGGGCCATCACCGACCAGTTCTGCGCCGAGGCCGGCTTCACCCCGCGGATCGCCTTCGAGGGCGAGGAGGCCGAGACCCTCCGCGGCCTGGTCGCCGCCGGCCTCGGGGTGGCCCTCCTCCCGCCCGCCCTCGCCCCCCGCCCCGGCGTCGTCGACCTCGAAGTCACCGCCCCCCGCACTCGCCGCACCATCGCCCTCACCTGGGTCACCGCCCGCCCCCTCACCCCACCGGCCGCCGCCTTCCGCGATTTCGTCCTGGCCCGCCGCGGCCGCCTGATCGACCACGACTAG
- a CDS encoding MFS transporter, translating to MPPARATTTDPATTDPATTATPSAVENDEKDLRHRPGSRGFRRANLALFAAGVATFVLLYSTQGLLPVLSGSLDLTPGQASWTASAATLGLALGLLPASALSDRYGRTAVMTASMLAASALALALPFAGGLGPLVVLRMLQGAALAGLPATAMAYLAEEIHPSALASAMGLYVAGNSIGGMGGRLVSGWVAAAWGWRWGLAASAALALLAALAFRLLIPAARHFTRAPVDARALGRTVAAHLRNPLLLRLYALGALFMAVFGAVYNTIGYRLIAAPFHLPESVAASIFVVYLVGTASSASAGRLTARLGRRGTLYVAIGVTAAGLLVSLAGSLTAALLGLVLITAGFFAGHATASAAVGRTATHGRAQASALYLIAYYLGNSLGGTLGADAYHATGWPGSAGVGLAAMLLATAVTLYATRQAVRARRTGLGRVAPNPGTLA from the coding sequence ATGCCGCCTGCCAGAGCCACGACCACGGACCCAGCCACCACGGACCCAGCCACCACCGCGACCCCGAGCGCCGTCGAGAACGACGAGAAGGACCTGCGGCACCGACCGGGCAGCCGGGGCTTCCGGCGGGCCAACCTCGCGCTGTTCGCCGCCGGGGTGGCCACCTTCGTGCTGCTGTACTCCACCCAGGGGCTGCTGCCGGTGCTCTCCGGGAGTCTGGATCTGACGCCGGGGCAGGCGAGTTGGACGGCCTCGGCGGCCACCCTCGGGCTGGCACTGGGGCTGCTGCCGGCCAGTGCGCTCTCCGACCGGTACGGGCGGACGGCCGTCATGACGGCCTCGATGCTGGCCGCCTCCGCGCTGGCGCTGGCCCTGCCGTTCGCCGGCGGGCTCGGGCCGCTGGTGGTGCTGCGGATGCTCCAGGGCGCGGCGCTGGCCGGGCTGCCGGCCACCGCGATGGCCTACCTGGCCGAGGAGATCCACCCGAGTGCGCTGGCCTCGGCGATGGGGCTGTACGTCGCGGGCAACAGCATCGGCGGCATGGGCGGCCGGCTGGTCTCCGGCTGGGTCGCGGCGGCCTGGGGCTGGCGCTGGGGGCTGGCCGCCTCGGCCGCGCTCGCGCTGCTCGCCGCCCTGGCCTTCCGGCTGCTGATCCCGGCCGCCCGGCACTTCACCCGGGCCCCGGTGGACGCCCGGGCGCTGGGCCGCACCGTCGCCGCCCACCTGCGCAACCCGCTGCTGCTGCGGCTGTACGCGCTCGGCGCGCTCTTCATGGCGGTGTTCGGCGCCGTCTACAACACCATCGGCTACCGGCTGATCGCGGCACCCTTCCACCTGCCCGAGTCGGTGGCGGCCTCCATCTTCGTGGTCTACCTGGTCGGCACCGCCTCCTCCGCGAGCGCCGGGCGGCTCACCGCGCGGCTCGGCCGCCGGGGCACGCTGTACGTGGCGATCGGCGTCACCGCGGCCGGGCTGCTGGTCTCGCTGGCGGGTTCACTGACCGCCGCCCTGCTCGGCCTGGTGCTGATCACGGCCGGCTTCTTCGCCGGGCACGCGACCGCCTCGGCCGCCGTCGGCCGCACCGCGACCCACGGCCGCGCCCAGGCCAGCGCGCTCTACCTGATCGCCTACTACCTGGGCAACAGCCTCGGTGGCACCCTGGGCGCCGACGCGTACCACGCCACCGGCTGGCCCGGCTCGGCCGGCGTGGGCCTGGCCGCGATGCTGCTGGCGACCGCCGTCACCCTGTACGCGACCCGGCAGGCCGTCCGGGCCCGCCGCACCGGCCTGGGGCGAGTGGCTCCGAACCCTGGGACACTTGCGTGA
- a CDS encoding LCP family protein, translating to MTEPRSRSNGASTATAEARTPGAAAGRASRRKKPTRKKRVLRIAALTASGLVLVTAGTGAWLYNHLSGNLTSVSLKSGGQNVGGTEKPDAFGRTPINILLIGTDARSNAEDCQLGGACNGGTVGTTGYGNADVEMVVHIAADRSNATVLSIPRDTMVNVPACSDEKTKTKTAGYFGMVNSALNYGPACQVATIHKLTGIPIDHFSMIDFSGVVKMSDAVGGVQVCVNADVYDTYSHLKLKAGQHTLKGEAALMFVRSRHGFGDGGDLSRTYAQHLYLGALMRSMKSAGTLTNPVAMYSLGDAATKALTVDDDLGSVAKLAGLATDLDKVPTSRISLMTMQTAADPSNKDRLVPAASSGQLFAALANDQSLTGGAPAPAASDAPAAPSGAAAPQPAPSAPPVRQAAPKTPVRVENDGGVTGRAGTVTQGLTAQGYTASVVSAKPPTTEHTSTLTYGPGLKAEAEQTAATLGLPASHLREGSGSRLTLVIGTDWGGETTFTGAAGGATGGGASTPTAVDTKQALADTHVETADQGNGCAQVSTYKTVELNGVSMTPSQAYEKATDVPDSAP from the coding sequence ATGACCGAGCCCAGGAGCAGGTCCAACGGGGCCTCCACCGCGACGGCCGAGGCCCGGACGCCCGGAGCGGCAGCCGGGCGGGCCAGCCGCCGGAAGAAGCCCACCCGCAAGAAACGGGTGCTGCGGATCGCGGCCCTCACGGCCTCGGGCCTGGTGCTGGTCACCGCGGGCACCGGCGCCTGGCTCTACAACCACTTGAGCGGCAACCTGACCAGCGTCTCGCTCAAGTCCGGCGGCCAGAACGTGGGCGGCACCGAGAAGCCGGACGCCTTCGGCCGCACCCCGATCAACATCCTGCTGATAGGCACCGACGCGCGCAGCAACGCCGAGGACTGCCAGCTCGGCGGGGCCTGCAACGGCGGCACGGTGGGCACCACGGGGTACGGCAACGCCGATGTGGAGATGGTGGTGCACATCGCCGCCGACCGCTCCAACGCGACGGTGCTCAGCATCCCCCGCGACACCATGGTCAACGTGCCGGCCTGCTCCGACGAGAAGACCAAGACCAAGACCGCCGGCTACTTCGGCATGGTCAACAGCGCGCTGAACTACGGGCCGGCCTGCCAGGTCGCGACCATCCACAAGCTCACCGGCATCCCGATCGACCACTTCTCGATGATCGACTTCTCCGGCGTGGTCAAGATGTCCGACGCGGTGGGCGGCGTGCAGGTCTGCGTCAACGCCGACGTGTACGACACGTACTCGCACCTCAAGCTGAAGGCCGGCCAGCACACCCTCAAGGGCGAGGCCGCCCTGATGTTCGTCCGCTCCCGGCACGGCTTCGGCGACGGCGGCGACCTGAGCCGCACCTACGCCCAGCACCTCTACCTGGGCGCGCTGATGCGCAGCATGAAGAGCGCGGGCACCCTCACCAACCCGGTGGCCATGTACTCGCTGGGCGACGCCGCGACCAAGGCGCTGACCGTGGACGACGACCTCGGCAGCGTGGCCAAGCTGGCCGGGCTGGCCACGGACCTGGACAAGGTGCCGACCAGCCGGATCTCCCTGATGACCATGCAGACGGCCGCGGACCCGAGCAACAAGGACCGCCTGGTGCCCGCCGCCAGCTCGGGCCAGCTGTTCGCGGCCCTTGCCAACGACCAGTCGCTGACCGGCGGCGCGCCCGCCCCGGCCGCCTCCGACGCACCGGCCGCCCCCTCCGGCGCAGCCGCCCCGCAGCCGGCGCCGAGCGCGCCGCCCGTCCGGCAGGCCGCACCGAAGACCCCCGTCCGGGTCGAGAACGACGGCGGGGTCACCGGCCGGGCCGGCACCGTGACGCAGGGGCTCACCGCCCAGGGCTACACCGCAAGCGTGGTCAGCGCCAAGCCGCCGACCACCGAGCACACCAGCACGCTGACCTACGGCCCCGGCCTCAAGGCCGAGGCCGAGCAGACCGCAGCCACGCTCGGCCTGCCCGCCTCCCACCTGCGCGAGGGCAGCGGCAGCCGCCTGACCCTGGTGATCGGCACCGACTGGGGCGGCGAGACCACCTTCACCGGGGCCGCGGGCGGCGCCACCGGCGGCGGGGCGAGCACCCCCACGGCCGTGGACACCAAGCAGGCGCTCGCCGACACCCACGTCGAGACCGCCGACCAGGGCAACGGCTGCGCCCAGGTGAGCACCTACAAGACGGTGGAGCTCAACGGGGTGTCGATGACGCCCAGCCAGGCGTACGAGAAGGCCACCGACGTCCCGGACTCCGCCCCCTGA
- a CDS encoding metalloregulator ArsR/SmtB family transcription factor: MHRSSAGDPSPGALAEATAALGLLAAPARLHIVWALSQGESDVTGLAERVGASLPMVSQHLAKLKLGGVVRARREGRRQVYFVDDPVLVAVVRLILGRPEEGVGDGRVRTG; the protein is encoded by the coding sequence GTGCACCGCAGTTCGGCCGGGGATCCCTCGCCGGGGGCGCTGGCCGAGGCGACGGCTGCCCTCGGGTTGCTGGCTGCTCCGGCCCGGCTGCACATCGTCTGGGCGCTGTCGCAGGGGGAGAGCGACGTGACCGGGCTGGCCGAGCGGGTGGGGGCGAGTCTGCCGATGGTCAGTCAGCACCTGGCGAAGCTGAAGCTGGGCGGGGTGGTGCGGGCCCGCCGCGAGGGGCGGCGGCAGGTGTACTTCGTCGACGACCCGGTGCTGGTCGCCGTCGTCCGGCTGATCCTGGGCCGGCCGGAAGAGGGCGTGGGCGACGGCCGTGTCCGTACCGGCTGA
- a CDS encoding PH domain-containing protein gives MIPLALATAVVCGGPALLAWQAGVLAAVIWLPAVLYGITIMYGTTRLTPEGLHLRSLFRRSFVPWARTGMVEAQERTAKASTYQVAVVHIEGHRRPRYLPGLRSDGTPALEADFTAALRRIRDYQRRAVRQL, from the coding sequence ATGATCCCGCTCGCCCTCGCCACTGCCGTGGTCTGCGGCGGCCCGGCGCTGCTCGCCTGGCAGGCGGGCGTGCTGGCCGCAGTGATCTGGCTGCCCGCCGTGCTCTACGGCATCACCATCATGTACGGCACCACCCGCCTCACCCCCGAGGGCCTCCACCTGCGCAGCCTCTTCCGCCGCAGCTTCGTCCCCTGGGCCCGCACCGGCATGGTCGAGGCCCAGGAACGCACCGCCAAGGCCTCCACCTACCAGGTGGCCGTGGTCCACATCGAGGGCCACCGCCGCCCCCGCTACCTCCCCGGCCTGCGCAGCGACGGCACCCCCGCCTTGGAGGCCGACTTCACCGCCGCCCTCCGCCGTATCCGCGACTACCAGCGTCGCGCCGTCCGGCAGTTGTGA
- a CDS encoding thymidine phosphorylase: MDAISVIRTKRDRGELTDAQIDWVIDAYTRGEVADEQMSALAMAILLNGMNLREISRWTEAMIRSGVRMDFSALGVPTSDKHSTGGVGDKITLPLAPLVAACGAAVPQLSGRGLGHTGGTLDKLESIPGWRALLSNEEMMSVLHGTGAVICAAGDGLAPADKKLYALRDVTGTVEAIPLIASSIMSKKIAEGTGALVLDVKVGSGAFMKNLGDAQELARTMVGLGKAAGVNTVALLTDMSTPLGLTAGNALEVRESVEVLAGGGPADVVELTLALAREMLTAAGVHGKDPADALRDGSAMDHWRRMISAQGGDVDAPLPVAREQHVITAPASGVLTSLDAYGVGVCAWRLGAGRARKEDPVQAGAGVELHAKPGDTVVAGQPLLTLHTDTPERYDYAIEALSGAYTVAPEGTAFTPTPLVLDRIA, encoded by the coding sequence ATGGACGCCATCTCCGTCATCCGCACCAAGCGCGACCGGGGCGAGCTGACCGACGCTCAGATCGACTGGGTGATCGACGCCTACACCCGGGGCGAGGTCGCGGACGAGCAGATGTCCGCCCTGGCCATGGCCATCCTGCTGAACGGCATGAACCTGCGGGAGATCAGCCGCTGGACCGAGGCGATGATCCGCTCCGGCGTCCGGATGGACTTCTCCGCGCTCGGCGTGCCGACCTCCGACAAGCACTCCACCGGCGGCGTCGGCGACAAGATCACCCTGCCGCTCGCCCCGCTGGTCGCCGCCTGCGGCGCCGCCGTGCCGCAGCTCTCCGGCCGGGGCCTCGGCCACACCGGCGGCACCCTGGACAAGCTGGAGTCCATCCCCGGCTGGCGGGCGCTGCTCTCCAACGAGGAGATGATGTCGGTGCTGCACGGCACCGGCGCCGTGATCTGCGCGGCGGGCGACGGCTTGGCCCCCGCCGACAAGAAGCTCTACGCCCTGCGCGACGTCACCGGCACGGTGGAGGCGATCCCGCTGATCGCCTCCTCGATCATGTCCAAGAAGATCGCCGAGGGCACCGGCGCGCTCGTCCTCGACGTGAAGGTCGGCTCCGGCGCCTTCATGAAGAACCTCGGCGACGCCCAGGAGCTGGCCCGCACCATGGTCGGCCTGGGCAAGGCCGCCGGGGTCAACACCGTCGCCCTGCTCACCGACATGTCGACCCCGCTGGGCCTGACGGCCGGTAACGCCCTGGAGGTCCGCGAGTCGGTCGAGGTGCTGGCCGGTGGCGGCCCCGCCGACGTGGTCGAGCTGACCCTCGCACTGGCCCGCGAGATGCTCACCGCCGCCGGGGTGCACGGCAAGGACCCGGCCGACGCGCTGCGCGACGGCTCCGCGATGGACCACTGGCGCCGGATGATCTCCGCCCAGGGCGGCGACGTGGACGCCCCGCTGCCGGTCGCCCGCGAGCAGCACGTGATCACCGCCCCCGCCTCCGGCGTGCTCACCTCGCTGGACGCCTACGGCGTCGGCGTCTGCGCCTGGCGCCTGGGCGCCGGCCGCGCCCGCAAGGAGGACCCGGTGCAGGCCGGCGCCGGCGTCGAGCTGCACGCCAAGCCCGGCGACACCGTCGTCGCGGGCCAGCCCCTGCTGACCCTGCACACCGACACCCCCGAGCGCTACGACTACGCGATCGAGGCCCTCTCCGGCGCCTACACCGTCGCCCCCGAGGGCACCGCCTTCACCCCGACCCCGCTGGTGCTCGACCGCATCGCCTGA
- a CDS encoding cytidine deaminase, with translation MTTAPVVDWEALRVAARGAMKHAYAPYSKFPVGAAALVEDGRVVTGCNVENASYGLGLCAECGLVSALQMSGGGRLVAFTCVDGAGELLMPCGRCRQLLYEHGGPELLVELASGVKRMAEVLPDAFGPERL, from the coding sequence GTGACCACGGCCCCGGTGGTCGACTGGGAGGCGCTGCGGGTGGCGGCGCGCGGTGCGATGAAGCACGCGTACGCCCCCTACAGCAAGTTCCCGGTCGGCGCCGCCGCCCTGGTCGAGGACGGCAGGGTCGTCACCGGCTGCAACGTGGAGAACGCCTCGTACGGGCTCGGGCTCTGCGCCGAGTGCGGGCTGGTCTCGGCGCTGCAGATGTCCGGCGGCGGCCGGCTGGTCGCGTTCACCTGCGTGGACGGGGCCGGGGAGCTGCTGATGCCCTGTGGGCGCTGCCGCCAGCTGCTGTACGAGCACGGCGGGCCCGAGCTGCTGGTCGAGCTGGCCTCGGGGGTGAAGCGGATGGCCGAGGTGCTGCCCGACGCGTTCGGGCCGGAGCGCCTGTAG